Proteins found in one Tsukamurella paurometabola DSM 20162 genomic segment:
- a CDS encoding CocE/NonD family hydrolase → MILNRLGRALTALLAVTVIVAGAAVPALRAPAAAEPWKPGAGVAGMINPEWIASHDGPSQYPRMATEWDVPIRMSDGTVLRANIFRPADASGKAIETAMPTIVNMTPYTKFISTIVTLVTNVPVLYPALVGLLNLFNFSGTPIAGVDDLRNTLNGGLLNTFTVDQKLVQSGYTQVVVDVRGTGNSQGVWQVFAQREQQDTVEVLDWIRKQSWTNGRFGMAGVSYSAINQLQVASKNPEGLQALFPVVPGADIAADIVAPGGGLGVGFIGPWLAMVNILKFIPDLRSLLNGTFDWKWLQDRLQNPAVFVPELLTGVFSPTVEGLTPTTKELINKDSTLRAAFQTPLDKVTTPTFALGGWNDLFTNTEWRLPTALSALSTAKKKLIMGDAAHVTVTNDMGGVGQPTRADVLQKAWFDKWLKDADNGIDNYAPVTVHRMGGGWWQGDTFPEPEQKYQRMYLSSLPSGTAPTALSDNSLQTSPPKVPARRTVGPGLSTLCSNDTGQAMFGLLVFQGCTKDNRVAEMNALTFTSKPVGKPTVISGPINLRLNTTQDAKDAYWSVMVTDVGPDGRSEKISSGQLTTSLRQIDESRSTRTAGGDMVDPYYKLNLADRQLVAPGQVVPLDIGTHAVSAVLKPGHRLRVDVFALNLIKAMTVGPVTAETQFRPQHVLIDPKQPSYLVVPSDRPLP, encoded by the coding sequence ATGATTCTGAATCGGCTCGGGCGCGCGCTCACCGCGCTCCTCGCAGTAACCGTGATCGTCGCCGGAGCGGCGGTGCCCGCACTGCGCGCGCCGGCGGCCGCGGAACCGTGGAAGCCGGGTGCCGGTGTGGCGGGGATGATCAATCCAGAGTGGATCGCCTCGCACGACGGCCCTTCGCAGTACCCGCGGATGGCCACCGAGTGGGATGTTCCTATTCGCATGTCCGACGGCACTGTATTGCGCGCCAACATCTTCCGGCCCGCCGATGCGTCCGGCAAGGCGATCGAGACCGCGATGCCGACGATCGTCAACATGACGCCCTACACCAAGTTCATCAGCACCATCGTGACATTGGTGACCAACGTCCCGGTGCTGTATCCGGCACTGGTGGGACTGCTCAATCTGTTCAACTTCTCCGGCACGCCGATCGCCGGGGTGGACGATCTGCGCAACACGCTCAACGGTGGCCTGCTCAACACCTTCACCGTGGATCAGAAGCTGGTACAGAGCGGGTACACCCAGGTGGTGGTGGACGTGCGCGGCACCGGCAATTCGCAGGGCGTGTGGCAGGTCTTCGCTCAGCGCGAGCAGCAGGACACCGTCGAGGTGCTGGACTGGATTCGCAAGCAGAGCTGGACCAACGGCCGGTTCGGTATGGCAGGCGTGTCGTATTCGGCGATCAACCAGTTGCAGGTGGCGTCGAAGAATCCCGAGGGACTACAGGCCCTGTTCCCGGTGGTGCCCGGCGCCGATATCGCCGCGGACATCGTGGCGCCCGGCGGCGGGCTCGGCGTCGGCTTCATCGGTCCCTGGCTCGCCATGGTCAACATCCTCAAGTTCATTCCCGATCTCCGGTCGCTGCTCAACGGCACCTTCGATTGGAAGTGGTTGCAGGACAGGCTGCAGAACCCCGCGGTGTTCGTCCCCGAGCTTCTCACCGGTGTCTTCTCGCCCACCGTGGAGGGCCTCACCCCGACCACGAAGGAACTGATCAACAAGGACTCGACGCTGCGCGCCGCCTTCCAGACGCCTCTGGACAAGGTGACCACGCCCACGTTCGCGCTCGGTGGCTGGAACGACCTGTTCACCAACACCGAATGGCGTCTGCCCACGGCGCTGAGTGCGCTGTCCACGGCCAAGAAGAAGCTCATCATGGGCGACGCCGCACACGTCACCGTCACCAACGATATGGGCGGAGTGGGGCAGCCGACCCGTGCCGACGTCCTGCAGAAGGCGTGGTTCGACAAATGGCTCAAGGACGCCGATAACGGTATCGACAACTATGCGCCGGTCACGGTGCACCGGATGGGTGGCGGCTGGTGGCAAGGGGACACCTTCCCCGAGCCCGAGCAGAAGTACCAGCGCATGTACCTCTCCAGCCTGCCCTCGGGTACCGCCCCGACGGCGCTCTCGGACAACAGTCTTCAGACGTCACCTCCGAAGGTTCCGGCGCGCCGCACGGTGGGGCCGGGGCTGTCGACGCTGTGCTCGAACGACACCGGCCAGGCGATGTTCGGTCTGCTGGTATTCCAGGGGTGCACCAAGGACAATCGCGTCGCCGAGATGAACGCGCTCACCTTCACCTCCAAGCCGGTGGGCAAGCCGACCGTGATCTCCGGACCGATCAACCTGCGGCTCAACACAACCCAGGACGCCAAGGACGCCTACTGGAGCGTGATGGTCACCGACGTCGGCCCCGACGGCAGGTCCGAGAAGATCAGCTCCGGTCAGCTCACCACCTCGCTGCGGCAGATCGACGAATCCCGCAGCACCCGCACTGCGGGTGGAGACATGGTCGATCCGTACTACAAACTCAATCTCGCCGACCGGCAGCTGGTAGCCCCCGGACAGGTGGTGCCGCTCGACATCGGCACCCACGCCGTGAGTGCCGTGCTCAAACCCGGGCACCGGCTGCGTGTCGATGTCTTCGCGCTCAATCTGATCAAGGCGATGACCGTCGGACCGGTGACCGCGGAGACGCAGTTCCGGCCGCAGCACGTACTGATCGATCCGAAGCAGCCCAGCTACCTGGTGGTGCCATCGGATCGGCCCCTGCCGTGA
- a CDS encoding M13 family metallopeptidase: MTSEPALDLSFVDPDIRVQDDLFGHVNGKWLDGHEIPADRSSDGAFYALRDAAELHVKEIVEEAAADAAATGDAAKIGDLYSSFMDTAAIEAAGVAPVADEIAEIRWADSATDLATVLGRLQRTGVGGLLGYYVDTDAKRSDRYLVQVTQSGISLPDEAYYRDEQYAPLRAKFTAHVADTFRLATRLAPALLEGIVTAGEEDAAAASVLDLETAIAAGHWNVVDRRDADKSYNLRTFADLGTEAPALQLRAWTAALTAAEAFAEVFAEVNVRQPSFVTHAAALLSDRPLAQWRTWLAWRVLRARSPYLSDELVAANFAFYGTALTGATENRERWKRGVGLVEEHLGFAVGELYTARHFPADSKARMQALVADLVEAYRRRIVELPWMTPATRERALEKLGKFTPKIGYPDAARDYSSLQIQRDDLLGNVRRGNAAEHDREFAKIGAPVDRDEWFMTPQTVNAYYNPGMNEIVFPAAILQPPFFAPTADDAVNFGGIGAVIGHEIGHGFDDQGAKYDGDGNLEDWWTDTDREEFGKRTRALIEQYDELTPRELGADSEHHVNGGFTVGENIGDLGGLGIALVAYGIARERAGGTVDDPSTEADGLTGLQRVFYSWGQIWRGKSRPEEAIRRLAIDPHSPPEFRCNAIASNLDEFYSAFGVTEGDTLFLAPERRVSIW; this comes from the coding sequence GTGACCAGCGAACCAGCACTCGACCTCAGCTTCGTCGACCCGGATATCCGCGTGCAGGACGACCTGTTCGGCCACGTCAACGGCAAGTGGCTCGACGGTCACGAGATCCCCGCGGACCGCTCCTCCGACGGCGCCTTCTACGCCCTGCGCGATGCCGCAGAGCTGCACGTGAAAGAGATCGTCGAGGAGGCGGCGGCCGACGCCGCGGCCACCGGCGACGCCGCCAAGATCGGCGACCTCTACTCCAGCTTCATGGACACGGCCGCGATCGAGGCGGCCGGCGTGGCTCCGGTGGCCGACGAGATCGCCGAGATCCGGTGGGCCGACTCCGCCACCGATCTGGCGACCGTGCTGGGGCGGCTGCAGCGCACCGGCGTCGGCGGCCTGCTCGGCTACTACGTCGACACGGATGCCAAGCGCTCGGATCGGTACCTGGTGCAGGTCACCCAGAGCGGCATCTCGCTCCCCGATGAGGCGTACTACCGCGACGAGCAGTACGCGCCGCTGCGAGCGAAGTTCACCGCCCACGTGGCCGACACCTTCCGGCTCGCCACCCGGCTCGCACCCGCTCTCCTCGAGGGCATCGTCACGGCCGGAGAAGAAGACGCCGCTGCCGCCTCCGTGCTGGACCTCGAGACCGCGATCGCGGCGGGCCACTGGAACGTGGTGGATCGCCGGGACGCCGACAAGTCCTACAACCTGCGCACTTTCGCCGACCTCGGCACCGAGGCGCCCGCCCTGCAGTTGCGGGCGTGGACTGCCGCACTCACCGCCGCCGAGGCCTTCGCCGAGGTCTTCGCCGAGGTCAATGTGCGACAGCCGTCCTTCGTCACGCACGCGGCGGCGCTGCTGTCCGACCGCCCGCTGGCGCAGTGGCGCACCTGGCTGGCCTGGCGGGTGCTGCGCGCGCGGAGCCCGTACCTCTCGGATGAGCTGGTCGCGGCGAATTTCGCCTTCTACGGGACCGCGCTGACCGGTGCGACGGAGAACCGAGAACGCTGGAAGCGCGGCGTCGGGTTGGTCGAGGAACATCTGGGCTTCGCGGTCGGCGAGCTGTACACCGCCCGGCATTTCCCCGCCGATTCGAAGGCGCGGATGCAGGCCCTGGTCGCCGATCTGGTGGAGGCCTACCGCCGACGGATCGTCGAGCTCCCCTGGATGACACCGGCCACGCGGGAGCGGGCGCTGGAGAAGCTGGGCAAGTTCACCCCGAAGATCGGCTACCCGGATGCGGCCCGCGACTACTCGTCGCTGCAGATCCAGCGCGATGATCTGCTGGGTAACGTGCGCCGCGGCAACGCCGCCGAGCACGACCGCGAGTTCGCGAAGATCGGAGCGCCGGTGGACCGCGACGAGTGGTTCATGACCCCGCAGACGGTCAATGCGTACTACAACCCGGGCATGAACGAGATCGTCTTCCCGGCCGCCATCCTGCAGCCGCCGTTCTTCGCTCCTACCGCTGACGATGCGGTGAACTTCGGCGGAATCGGGGCGGTGATCGGCCACGAGATCGGACACGGCTTCGACGATCAGGGTGCCAAGTACGACGGTGACGGCAACCTCGAGGACTGGTGGACCGACACCGACCGCGAGGAGTTCGGCAAGCGCACCCGTGCGCTGATCGAGCAGTACGACGAGCTCACCCCGCGGGAGCTGGGCGCCGACTCGGAGCACCACGTCAACGGCGGTTTCACGGTCGGCGAGAACATCGGCGACCTGGGCGGCCTCGGTATCGCCCTGGTCGCGTACGGCATCGCACGCGAGCGCGCGGGCGGCACCGTCGACGACCCATCGACCGAAGCCGACGGTCTCACCGGCCTGCAGCGGGTCTTCTACAGCTGGGGCCAGATCTGGCGCGGCAAGAGCCGCCCCGAGGAGGCCATCCGGCGCCTGGCGATCGATCCGCACTCGCCGCCCGAGTTCCGGTGCAATGCCATCGCCAGCAACCTCGACGAGTTCTACTCCGCGTTCGGCGTCACCGAGGGCGACACGCTGTTTTTGGCCCCGGAGCGTCGCGTCTCGATATGGTGA
- a CDS encoding pirin family protein, translating into MHVLVTAADRAASEMPGVRSRHCFSFGDHYAPANTHHGVLLACNDESVAAGRGFDTHPHRAVEIVTWVLGGALVHQDSEGHAGVVYPGLAQRMSAGTGILHSERNDRPEPAGAGVRFVQMWLAPDDASAAPSYEQREVSADVDRGGLVTVASGDPARDAAIRIGARGATLHCARLAPGATVDLPEAPFGHLYVAAGSAVADGTGALVDGDSLRTIADGIRITAGAGGAELLYWEMHRRLGD; encoded by the coding sequence ATGCACGTGCTCGTCACCGCCGCGGACCGGGCGGCGTCCGAGATGCCCGGAGTTCGATCGCGCCATTGCTTCTCGTTCGGTGATCACTACGCCCCGGCGAACACTCACCACGGAGTGTTGTTGGCTTGCAACGACGAAAGCGTTGCAGCCGGTCGCGGCTTCGACACCCACCCGCATCGCGCGGTGGAGATCGTCACCTGGGTGCTCGGGGGCGCATTGGTCCACCAGGACAGCGAGGGGCATGCCGGAGTGGTGTATCCGGGTCTGGCGCAGCGGATGAGCGCGGGCACCGGCATCCTGCATTCCGAGCGCAACGACCGGCCCGAACCGGCCGGGGCCGGCGTGCGTTTCGTCCAGATGTGGCTGGCGCCCGACGATGCCTCCGCCGCGCCGTCGTACGAACAACGCGAGGTGAGCGCGGACGTGGACCGCGGCGGCCTGGTGACCGTGGCCTCGGGCGATCCGGCGCGGGACGCCGCGATCCGGATCGGCGCCCGCGGCGCAACGCTGCACTGTGCACGACTCGCGCCGGGAGCCACCGTCGACCTTCCGGAAGCGCCGTTCGGGCACCTCTACGTCGCGGCGGGGTCGGCGGTCGCCGATGGCACGGGAGCGCTCGTCGACGGCGACTCGCTGCGGACGATCGCCGACGGGATCCGGATCACCGCGGGAGCCGGCGGCGCCGAACTCCTCTATTGGGAGATGCACCGGCGGCTCGGCGACTGA